A single Luteitalea sp. DNA region contains:
- a CDS encoding molybdopterin-dependent oxidoreductase gives GELRDLGRLPCPMVRRKGERGFTRVSWDAALGLIADRIRASSPDRLGFYMTSRGQPNENYYAAQKMARAIGTNAIDNAARVCHAPSTAGLKEAVGVAATTCSYEDWIGSDLVVFIGSNVANSQPVSMKYLY, from the coding sequence GTGGAGAGTTGCGGGACCTCGGGCGGCTTCCGTGTCCGATGGTCAGACGCAAAGGCGAGCGCGGCTTCACCCGCGTGAGTTGGGACGCGGCCCTCGGTCTCATCGCGGATCGCATCCGCGCGAGCTCACCGGATCGCCTCGGCTTCTACATGACGAGCCGCGGGCAGCCCAACGAGAACTACTACGCGGCCCAGAAGATGGCGCGCGCGATCGGAACGAACGCCATCGACAACGCCGCACGCGTGTGCCACGCGCCCAGTACCGCGGGACTGAAAGAAGCGGTCGGCGTCGCGGCGACCACTTGCTCCTACGAGGACTGGATCGGAAGCGATCTCGTGGTGTTCATTGGCTCGAACGTGGCCAACAGCCAGCCGGTCAGTATGAAGTACCTCTACCA